One genomic region from Sorangium aterium encodes:
- a CDS encoding NADH-quinone oxidoreductase subunit N: MEPRALDNVASLAYFAPELGLIAAALLLVVWDLASPARLKLAGLVILSLAALAWSGGLGAYFLATDAGPRALFHGLLAFDRFSNLFRVIFALVTGAIILFLVPPRAPGIEPELRRDSGELFTLILVLSLGMNLMAASRHLLLIYLSLELVSVISFVLAGFKINDAKSSEAALKYVIFGGVASGIMLYGMSWIFGITASMRLDECGARIAALTAQQGKVPEVVFVGTAFMLAGFGYKISAAPFHMWTPDVYEGAPTPVTAFLSVGPKAAGFAVLIRFFSDALGAGSASPGVATPWPVLFGCLAMATMTVGNLSALEQENVKRMLAYSSIAHAGYMLLGFSVFSGAGVAAIAFYIVTYCFMNLGAFMVVMAVAEESGGDETFAAFRGLGRRAPLVAAAMAVFLVSLTGLPPMAGFIGKFYLFSALLAAGGAWSWVIAVVGVLNSVISLFYYARLLRTMYLDKSDRTEPAQVRPLLGATTCALAVPTLLLGVYWGPVYDFVARSVAILR; the protein is encoded by the coding sequence GTGGAACCCCGCGCCCTCGACAACGTGGCGAGCCTCGCCTACTTCGCGCCGGAGCTCGGCCTCATCGCGGCGGCCCTGCTGCTCGTCGTGTGGGACCTCGCGTCCCCGGCGCGCCTCAAGCTCGCCGGCCTCGTGATCCTCAGCCTCGCGGCGCTCGCCTGGTCAGGCGGGCTGGGCGCGTACTTCCTGGCGACGGACGCCGGCCCTCGCGCGCTCTTCCACGGCCTGCTCGCGTTCGATCGCTTCTCGAACCTCTTCCGCGTGATCTTCGCGCTCGTCACCGGGGCGATCATCCTCTTCTTGGTGCCCCCGCGGGCCCCTGGGATCGAGCCCGAGCTCCGCCGCGACTCGGGCGAGCTCTTCACGCTGATCCTCGTGCTCTCGCTGGGCATGAACCTGATGGCGGCGAGCCGCCACCTGCTGCTCATCTACCTGTCGCTCGAGCTCGTCAGCGTCATCAGCTTCGTGCTGGCGGGCTTCAAGATCAACGACGCGAAATCGAGCGAGGCGGCGCTCAAGTACGTCATCTTCGGCGGCGTCGCGTCGGGGATCATGCTCTACGGGATGAGCTGGATCTTCGGCATCACCGCGTCGATGAGGCTCGACGAGTGCGGGGCGCGGATCGCCGCGCTCACGGCGCAGCAGGGCAAGGTGCCGGAGGTCGTGTTCGTCGGCACGGCCTTCATGCTCGCGGGGTTCGGTTACAAGATCAGCGCCGCCCCGTTCCACATGTGGACGCCCGACGTGTACGAGGGCGCGCCGACCCCGGTGACCGCGTTCCTCTCGGTGGGGCCGAAGGCGGCGGGCTTCGCGGTGCTGATCCGCTTCTTCTCGGACGCGCTCGGCGCCGGGAGCGCGTCGCCCGGCGTCGCGACGCCGTGGCCGGTGCTCTTCGGGTGCCTCGCGATGGCGACCATGACCGTCGGCAACCTGTCGGCGCTCGAGCAGGAGAACGTGAAGCGCATGCTCGCCTACTCGAGCATCGCGCACGCGGGGTACATGCTGCTCGGCTTCTCGGTGTTCAGCGGCGCCGGCGTCGCCGCGATCGCGTTCTACATCGTCACCTACTGCTTCATGAACCTCGGCGCGTTCATGGTGGTGATGGCCGTGGCCGAGGAGAGCGGCGGAGACGAGACGTTCGCCGCCTTCCGGGGGCTCGGGCGCCGCGCCCCGCTCGTCGCCGCGGCGATGGCCGTGTTCCTGGTCTCGCTCACCGGCCTGCCCCCGATGGCCGGCTTCATCGGCAAATTCTACCTCTTCTCGGCGCTGCTCGCCGCCGGGGGCGCGTGGAGCTGGGTCATCGCGGTCGTCGGTGTGCTGAACAGCGTGATCTCGCTCTTCTATTACGCGCGCCTGCTCCGCACGATGTATCTCGACAAGAGCGATCGCACCGAGCCCGCGCAGGTGCGGCCGCTGCTCGGCGCGACGACGTGCGCGCTCGCGGTTCCGACCCTGCTGCTCGGGGTCTACTGGGGGCCCGTTTACGATTTCGTGGCGCGCTCGGTGGCGATCCTGCGCTGA
- a CDS encoding complex I subunit 4 family protein, whose product MSNLSLVSMRRGFALARSARSTSMKLLIPLLVALSVVLGAAPPALAQALDAPRAPGPRGQIALRAEPPGAPVELAASGPDHVGSFTIENQGDGPLKVTRVIVRTSPEDPRVPPGVSAELDGGGASATLAPGASRKVVVRWKTAGVRARELYGHVVVESDAVAAGAAGVLEVARTVAMGIHAERGSSLGFVGDHILSILTFLPLLGVVAVFLAHLFRYRDDRKLRLMTVVLMGVNLVLAAWLYAQFDRGFTRIDGNDGYQFIEHGVWIRSLNVEYFVGVDGVSISMVLLTALISFVGALASYSVHDQLKGYFAMYNLLVTGMFGVFIALDLFLFFVFWEVMLLPMYFLIGIWGGPRREYAAIKFFLYTLAGSVFMLLAFIWFYLNAGHTYLVDGQATERIFSIPELSRVAWAAQGLTILGAAAVKVVWIWLFVGFAIKIPMFPFHTWLPDAHVEAPTAISVILAGVLLKMGTYGILRINFTLLPEATQWAAPAMAVFGVVNILYGAFCAMAQSDLKKLVAYSSVSHMGFTLLALGAMTPQGIQACLVQMFNHGLITGMLFTLVGVVYDRVHTRDIDRFGGLASEMPLYTALVGFAFMASLGLPGLSGFWGEAMTFIGAFPRYRALTILAAVGVIVTAAYHLWALQRMFLGTFRASWRQSKYLEPFGGKFPEISGRELASIAPLAALVLVLGFWPRPLLSLIDRGALEVHRLVDRPGQSQIAGAPSVDSVGGAAHARAGAPDEGASPGQGSLASAR is encoded by the coding sequence ATGTCGAACCTCTCCCTCGTCAGCATGCGCCGTGGATTCGCCCTCGCGAGATCGGCCAGGTCCACCTCGATGAAGCTCCTGATCCCCCTCCTGGTCGCGCTCTCCGTCGTGCTCGGGGCGGCGCCGCCGGCGCTGGCGCAGGCGCTCGATGCGCCGAGGGCGCCCGGGCCGCGCGGCCAGATCGCGCTGCGCGCTGAGCCGCCCGGCGCGCCGGTCGAGCTCGCCGCGAGCGGGCCGGACCACGTCGGCTCGTTCACGATCGAGAACCAGGGCGACGGCCCCTTGAAGGTGACGCGGGTGATCGTGCGGACGTCCCCCGAGGATCCGCGCGTCCCGCCGGGCGTCAGCGCGGAGCTCGATGGCGGCGGCGCCTCGGCGACCCTCGCCCCGGGCGCGAGCCGGAAGGTCGTGGTCCGGTGGAAGACCGCGGGCGTGCGCGCGCGCGAGCTCTACGGGCACGTCGTCGTCGAGTCGGACGCGGTGGCGGCCGGCGCGGCCGGCGTGCTGGAGGTAGCGCGGACCGTCGCGATGGGCATCCACGCGGAGCGCGGGAGCAGCCTCGGCTTCGTCGGCGACCACATCCTCTCGATCCTGACGTTCCTGCCGCTGCTCGGCGTGGTCGCTGTCTTCCTCGCGCACCTCTTTCGTTACCGGGACGACAGGAAGCTCCGGCTGATGACCGTCGTGCTGATGGGCGTGAACCTCGTCCTCGCGGCGTGGCTCTACGCGCAGTTCGACCGGGGCTTCACCAGGATCGACGGGAACGACGGCTACCAGTTCATCGAGCACGGCGTGTGGATCCGCTCGCTGAACGTCGAGTACTTCGTCGGCGTCGACGGCGTGTCGATCTCGATGGTCCTGCTCACGGCGCTGATCTCGTTCGTGGGCGCCCTCGCGAGCTACAGCGTCCACGACCAGCTCAAGGGCTACTTCGCGATGTACAACCTCCTCGTCACGGGGATGTTCGGCGTCTTCATCGCGCTCGACCTGTTCCTCTTCTTCGTCTTCTGGGAGGTGATGCTCCTGCCGATGTACTTCCTCATCGGCATCTGGGGCGGACCGCGGCGCGAGTACGCGGCGATCAAGTTCTTCCTCTACACGCTGGCCGGCAGCGTCTTCATGCTGCTCGCGTTCATCTGGTTCTACCTGAACGCCGGCCACACCTACCTGGTCGACGGCCAGGCCACCGAGCGCATCTTCTCGATCCCGGAGCTCTCGCGGGTCGCCTGGGCGGCGCAGGGGCTCACGATCCTCGGCGCCGCCGCGGTGAAGGTGGTCTGGATCTGGCTGTTCGTCGGGTTCGCGATCAAGATCCCGATGTTCCCGTTCCACACCTGGCTGCCGGACGCCCACGTGGAGGCGCCCACGGCGATCAGCGTGATCCTCGCGGGGGTGCTCCTCAAGATGGGCACCTACGGCATCCTCCGCATCAACTTCACCCTGCTGCCCGAGGCGACGCAGTGGGCCGCGCCGGCCATGGCGGTGTTCGGGGTGGTCAACATCCTCTACGGCGCCTTCTGCGCCATGGCGCAGAGCGACCTGAAGAAGCTCGTGGCCTACTCCTCCGTCAGCCACATGGGCTTCACGCTGCTGGCGCTCGGCGCGATGACGCCGCAGGGCATCCAGGCCTGCCTCGTCCAGATGTTCAACCACGGCCTGATCACCGGGATGCTCTTCACCCTGGTCGGCGTGGTCTACGACCGCGTGCACACGCGCGACATCGACAGGTTCGGCGGCCTCGCCTCGGAGATGCCGCTCTACACGGCGCTCGTCGGCTTCGCGTTCATGGCGTCGCTCGGCCTGCCCGGCCTGTCCGGCTTCTGGGGGGAGGCGATGACGTTCATCGGCGCCTTCCCGCGCTACCGCGCGCTCACGATCCTCGCGGCCGTCGGCGTCATCGTCACCGCGGCCTACCACCTCTGGGCCCTCCAGCGGATGTTCCTCGGCACGTTCCGCGCGTCGTGGCGGCAGAGCAAGTACCTCGAGCCGTTCGGCGGGAAGTTCCCGGAGATCAGCGGGCGAGAGCTCGCGTCGATCGCGCCGCTCGCGGCGCTGGTCCTCGTCCTCGGCTTCTGGCCGCGCCCGCTGCTCAGCCTCATCGACCGCGGGGCCCTCGAGGTGCACCGCCTCGTCGACAGGCCGGGGCAGTCCCAGATCGCCGGCGCGCCAAGCGTGGACAGCGTGGGTGGCGCCGCGCACGCCCGCGCGGGCGCCCCGGACGAGGGCGCCTCGCCGGGCCAGGGCTCCCTCGCCAGCGCCAGGTAA
- a CDS encoding beta-galactosidase gives MATTQDASSPEERFARGVRLAPGGLDIGGKLVPLYAGSVHYWRLDPQHWRACLEATRSLGVHLIDIYVPWAVHETGPGQFDFGRADPRRDVGAFLRLAHELGFYVIARPGPHINAELTCFGIPERVIWDPSCQARSARNNPVVLPMLPYGFPVPSYASNAFHDEVARYFNALAPVLTPHLYPDGPIVLLQIDNEGALYFRDGAYDQDYHPDAISLYRDFLREKYRTIEALQRAYAKRAEPTPEGDAVEDVGAALVRAVARERAQAEEGDLRFATITPPVAFDAETPGDLARHLDWSEFHEHLLETAMGRFARALSAAGVDGLPTMHNFPMGQDATPLNPARISRVVDLVGLDYYSIASPSTRQIIARRTSELAVRCEALSLPPFACEMGAGFPPFFPPLEERDSVFVMMAALAYGLRGYNIYMAVERDRWIGAPIDPRGRPRPFAAFWRKLSAALEATRFHELRRPAPVRIVTPRTERRLSRVMHAFGPLTGAFFSIMNFGARDRCLEDDLGLGYPLAVESDTFVRAFEEALDARGVPYAHVGGEDRDISLVGARWVICATSGGLSPELFAWLEATSRQGTLITLGPREPTFDGAFRQLPRPYELKRLLAPGQNLPALLQDDPAAADAAVSRAIDALGLPTFACDPDSVFATLHEDASGTPRVLFLLNPGDADVVARVTVSAQRARDVLDDAHFEARRGALEVRLVPRSVRMLALE, from the coding sequence GTGGCCACGACGCAGGACGCGAGCTCTCCAGAGGAACGTTTCGCGCGGGGGGTACGCCTTGCCCCGGGCGGCCTGGACATCGGCGGCAAGCTGGTCCCGCTGTACGCCGGCAGCGTGCACTACTGGCGGCTCGACCCGCAGCACTGGCGCGCCTGCCTCGAGGCCACGCGCTCGCTCGGCGTTCACCTGATCGACATCTATGTGCCATGGGCCGTCCACGAGACCGGCCCGGGGCAGTTCGATTTCGGCCGGGCCGATCCGCGCCGCGACGTCGGCGCCTTTCTCCGCCTCGCGCACGAGCTCGGTTTTTACGTCATCGCCCGCCCTGGCCCGCACATCAACGCCGAGCTCACCTGCTTCGGCATCCCCGAGCGCGTCATCTGGGACCCGAGCTGCCAGGCCCGCTCGGCGCGGAACAACCCGGTCGTGCTCCCGATGTTGCCGTACGGGTTCCCGGTCCCGAGCTACGCGAGCAACGCATTCCACGACGAGGTCGCCCGCTATTTCAACGCGCTCGCCCCGGTCCTCACGCCGCACCTCTACCCGGACGGGCCCATCGTGCTCTTGCAGATCGACAACGAGGGCGCGCTCTACTTCCGCGACGGGGCGTACGATCAGGATTACCACCCGGACGCGATCTCCCTGTACCGCGACTTCTTGCGCGAGAAGTACCGGACGATCGAGGCGCTCCAGCGCGCTTACGCGAAGCGGGCGGAGCCCACGCCGGAGGGCGACGCGGTCGAGGACGTCGGCGCGGCGCTCGTGCGCGCGGTCGCCCGCGAGCGCGCGCAGGCCGAGGAGGGCGACCTGCGGTTCGCCACGATCACGCCGCCGGTCGCGTTCGACGCCGAGACGCCGGGCGATCTCGCGCGCCACCTCGACTGGAGCGAGTTCCACGAGCACCTCCTCGAGACCGCCATGGGCCGCTTCGCGAGGGCGCTCTCCGCGGCGGGCGTCGATGGCCTGCCCACGATGCACAATTTCCCGATGGGACAGGACGCGACGCCGCTCAACCCTGCGCGCATCTCGCGCGTCGTCGACCTCGTCGGCCTCGACTACTACAGCATCGCGAGCCCGAGCACCCGGCAGATCATCGCCCGCCGGACGAGCGAGCTCGCCGTGCGCTGCGAGGCGCTCTCGCTGCCGCCCTTCGCGTGCGAGATGGGCGCCGGCTTCCCGCCGTTCTTCCCGCCGCTCGAGGAGCGCGACAGCGTGTTCGTGATGATGGCCGCGCTCGCCTACGGGCTGCGCGGGTACAACATCTACATGGCGGTCGAGCGCGACCGCTGGATCGGCGCGCCGATCGATCCGCGCGGCCGTCCTCGCCCCTTCGCCGCCTTCTGGCGGAAGCTCTCCGCGGCCCTCGAGGCGACGAGGTTCCACGAGCTCCGGCGCCCGGCGCCGGTGCGCATCGTCACGCCGCGCACGGAGCGCCGGCTCTCCCGCGTGATGCACGCCTTCGGCCCGCTCACCGGGGCGTTCTTCTCGATCATGAACTTCGGTGCCCGCGATCGCTGCCTCGAGGACGATCTCGGGCTCGGCTACCCGCTGGCGGTGGAGTCCGACACGTTCGTGCGCGCGTTCGAGGAGGCGCTCGACGCGCGCGGCGTCCCCTACGCCCACGTGGGCGGCGAAGATCGCGACATCTCGCTCGTCGGGGCGCGCTGGGTCATCTGCGCCACCTCGGGCGGCCTGAGCCCGGAGCTGTTCGCGTGGCTCGAGGCGACGTCCAGGCAGGGGACGCTGATCACGCTCGGCCCCCGCGAGCCCACCTTCGACGGCGCCTTCCGCCAGCTGCCGCGGCCCTACGAGCTGAAGCGGCTCCTCGCCCCCGGCCAGAACCTGCCGGCGCTCCTCCAGGACGACCCCGCCGCGGCCGACGCCGCGGTGTCGCGCGCCATCGACGCGCTCGGCCTGCCGACCTTCGCGTGTGATCCGGACAGCGTGTTCGCCACGCTGCACGAGGACGCGTCGGGCACGCCGCGGGTGCTCTTCCTGCTGAACCCCGGGGACGCGGACGTGGTGGCGCGCGTCACCGTGAGCGCTCAGCGAGCGCGCGATGTGCTGGACGACGCGCACTTCGAGGCGCGGCGCGGGGCGCTCGAGGTGCGGCTCGTGCCTCGCTCCGTGCGGATGCTCGCGCTGGAGTAG
- a CDS encoding TM2 domain-containing protein, whose protein sequence is MSTSGGGVPPGGGGWGNAGGGWGNGGWGSSPPGGQGVAPGGGGGASSSGGYPPPPPGGYPPPGGTPPPGAGWGAPPGGYGAPPGGGWGPPPAHGGGPPHGAPAHAYSDKDQATAFMLAVFLGTFGVDRFYLGQTGLGLLKLFTCGGLGFWSLIDTILIGTGSMRDAQGLVLRRDAPVGHPTKSQSTLFLLSYFLGYFGVDRFYLGQTGLGIAKLLTCGGLGIWSLIDILMIGMGRFRDAEGNSLRFER, encoded by the coding sequence CGGTGGCGGAGGCTGGGGCAACGCAGGCGGCGGCTGGGGAAATGGCGGCTGGGGGTCTAGCCCGCCCGGCGGCCAGGGCGTGGCGCCGGGCGGCGGAGGCGGCGCATCCTCGTCGGGCGGATACCCGCCGCCGCCACCCGGCGGATACCCGCCGCCGGGCGGAACCCCGCCTCCTGGCGCAGGATGGGGCGCGCCCCCAGGCGGCTACGGCGCGCCGCCTGGAGGCGGCTGGGGCCCGCCGCCGGCTCATGGCGGCGGACCGCCTCACGGCGCCCCGGCGCACGCCTATTCCGACAAGGACCAGGCGACAGCCTTCATGCTCGCGGTGTTTCTCGGGACCTTCGGCGTCGATCGCTTCTACCTGGGCCAGACGGGGCTCGGGCTCCTGAAGCTGTTCACGTGTGGTGGCCTCGGCTTCTGGAGCCTCATCGATACGATCCTGATCGGCACCGGATCGATGCGAGACGCCCAGGGGCTCGTGCTCAGGCGCGACGCGCCCGTCGGCCACCCGACCAAGAGCCAGTCCACGCTGTTCTTGCTCTCCTATTTCCTCGGCTACTTTGGCGTAGATCGCTTTTATCTGGGACAGACCGGGCTCGGCATAGCGAAGCTCTTGACGTGCGGCGGGCTCGGCATCTGGTCGCTGATCGACATCCTCATGATCGGCATGGGCCGCTTCCGCGATGCAGAGGGCAACTCGCTGCGGTTCGAGCGCTGA